TCCCCCACGTCGATCTCTTCCTCTGAGAGCTCGGCGGGGCCGGTGGCGGGGGGGGTAGTAGTGGGCGGTGGGCGCGGGGGGGGGTCGGGCATCGCGGCCAGCTGCCGGAGAGCGGCGGGGGGCAGCGCCCTCAGCGAGGCCACGTCGGCGCGGAgctcctccaggtccctcttgagCTTGGCCCGCCGGTTCTGGAACCAGGTGATGACCTGCGCGGTGCTGAGCGCCAGCCGCGCAGCCAGCCCGTCCCGCTCCGCCGGGGACAGGTACTTCTGCCTCAGGAACCGGGCCTCCAGCTCCCGCAGCTGCTGCGCCGTGAACGCCGTTCGCGACTTGCGACGCTTCTTGCAGGGCGGCCGCGGGCCCGGTGTACCCGGAGGGTCCCGACCTGCGGGGACAGCGGCGGACGTCAGCGTGCGGGACCGGCACCGAGACTGGAATCAGCTCCCGCGCCCGTACCGATAACAGACTTACACTGGCATTAGTATCCGTACCCACACCAGCACCACTATCGGTACCTGCAGCTGCACCCACACTAGCACTGCTTCTGGTACTACCCACCATCGGTACCGGGAACTTCATTGCGCCAGTATCGCTACCCGCATCCACACCAGCTCCGGTACTGGCACTGCCCGGCATCGCTACCGAAAACAGCACAGCATCGGTATCGGTACCCCTGCCCGTGCCGGTATCGCACTGGCACTGGCCTGGGTGCACCCGCTTCCACACCGGAACTGCACTGGTACCGGTACCTGCATCCGCACCCGCACTGACACCGGTATC
This genomic window from Dryobates pubescens isolate bDryPub1 chromosome 23, bDryPub1.pri, whole genome shotgun sequence contains:
- the LBX2 gene encoding transcription factor LBX2, whose amino-acid sequence is MTSARETAGSPPLQPSGGGRRRNVLDQLPPPANSNKPLTPFGIEDILGRPRGGSPPGPGPAVLPARFPEKAAGPRGGGCAPASPLCALEELASKTFRGLELGVLQAAEGRDPPGTPGPRPPCKKRRKSRTAFTAQQLRELEARFLRQKYLSPAERDGLAARLALSTAQVITWFQNRRAKLKRDLEELRADVASLRALPPAALRQLAAMPDPPPRPPPTTTPPATGPAELSEEEIDVGD